In the Candidatus Bathyarchaeia archaeon genome, TCCTCAGCCGAACAGCTTTCCTCCTCTACTTCGCAAATGAAATATTGTACGTACTGTGGAGCACCAAACAACACCGACGATATCTACTGTAACCGCTGCGGAAGAAGCCTCACAACCTAAGCGGCTAAGTCGCCTCTTTTTTGTCTTTTCGATGTGATGTTTCTTTTTCTCTCGAATTCTGCGCTTGTGGTCAAAAAGTTTTCTTCTCTTTGCCCTCAACGGGATATTACAAGAAACGACATGTGCTTGGGGTGGACTCAGAGGTTAATAAGCCGCAAAAACCACTGAGGTATTGGTGGAGCGCAAGAGAAGGAGAAGGCTTCCATCACACCCACTTCTGGCGGGTCCCAGGCAAGTCTATAAGACCACGCCACCCATGGGTAGCGCTTCCGGCGGGTAGCGCCCCATGGCATCCAATATTTCTTCGGTTAAGGTTTTTTTGCCGAGGTTCCGAACGAAGTCGGATGCTACGACGATGCCGACTAGCTTGTTTTGTTTGACGACTGGGAGTCGTCGGATTTGGTTTTTGGACATGAGTCGCGCGGCTTCTTTCAATGAGACGTCGGGTTCGACGATGACAAGGTTTTTGGTCATGATTTCGGAGACTTTGACGTTGTGAGGAAGGTTTTGGGCGACGATTCGGCGTACGATATCTCTTTCAGTGACCATGCCTACGGGGGTTTCGTCTTCCACGATGACGAGGCAGCCGATGGCTTTGGTGTTCATGAGTTGGGCGGCTTCCAGAACGGTTTTGTCCTCCGTTATGGTGATGACGTTTTTGGTCATGATGTCTTTAACTGATGGCATAAGTTCATTGAGGACAGTTTGGAGATAAAAGGATTTTTGCTAAGACTCAGGACGCAAACAAGGGTCCTTGGTCTTGGCAGTTGTTATGCAGTGTGGTTTTTAGGGGTGTCTTCTTGTGTTTCTTGTCCGTTAACGTAGTTTTTGCCTCTTAACGCGGAGCAGGCTGCTGCGATGAAGCACATGATGGCGCCAATGTAAAAGGCTTCCTGCAGGGCAACCATGAACGGCGACGAAATCGCTGTAGGGAAGAATACGGTTCCCGTGATGTAGTTGTAGGTGTTAGGCGGGATGGATGCCACCAAAGCTTGCGGCACCCCTTGCAGGATGGTTCCGATGGGGTTGTAGCCTAAAAACGCCCCGAAAAGTGCTCCTGCTGCGGGAGTAGATGCAAAGACTTGCCCCACCTGAGCGGGTGCGCCCGCAGTTGTCACGGCAGTGGATAGGGCTCCTGGGAGGGTGGCGGTTAGGGATATGATGATTATGGCGAAGAATATGCCTTGGCTGATGGTTTGTCCGCAGTTCTGCAGGGTTGCCCGCATGCCTGAGGCGACGCCGCGGTGTTCAGGTGGAACCGAATTCATGATGGATGCCATGTTGGGTGAGAAGAATATGCCGTTGCCTAAGCCTAGTACAAACAGGATTGCTGCGAAGGGCAAGTAATCAAAGTTGACTGGCAGCAACGCGAACAGTAAGAAGGCTACTCCAGAGATTATCATGCCTGCAGTGGAGAGGGTGCGGGCGCCGTGTTTGTCGCTGAGCCAGCCGCTGATTGGTCCTGTCAGGGCGATGCCTAGCGACATGGGTATCATGAATATGCCTGCCCAGAAGGGGGTGTCCTCGTAGCTGAAGCCATGCAGGGGTAGCCAGATGCCTTGAAGCAGAACAATGAGCATTATCATGACGCCTCCGCGTGCCATGGCGCCAAGGAACCCTGCAAAGTTGCCCATGCTGAAACTTCTTATTTTGAACAGGTCCAAGCGGAACATGGGGTCAGGGGCACGTTTTTCAATGAATGGAAACGCGATGAGCAGGGCAATTCCAGTGACAAGTGAGCCGATGACCCATGGGCTGCCCCAACCCATTGGTGAGTCGCCGTAGGGGACCAGCCCGTAAGTGATGCCCACCAGCAGTAGGGTTAGACCTACACCGAAGGTTATGTTGCCCCATAAGTCCATTTTCTGGTGGCGTCTAACGGTGCCTTGTTCTTTGAGTTTCCAGTACGACCAGACTGTGCCCGCAATGCCCACTGGGACGCTGACAAGGAAGACTAGTCGCCAGTCATAAACTGCCAAAACACCG is a window encoding:
- a CDS encoding MFS transporter, producing the protein MVQYKWVALSNTTLGVLMASIDSTIVLIALPSIFRGINIDPFNSFQYLLWVMFGYSIVTATLLVTFGRISDMFGRVRLYNLGFAIFTVGSILLFLTPNQGDLGAIEIIVFRIIQGIGAAFLFANSAAIITDAFPANERGKALGINQVAFLAGSLVGLVLGGVLAVYDWRLVFLVSVPVGIAGTVWSYWKLKEQGTVRRHQKMDLWGNITFGVGLTLLLVGITYGLVPYGDSPMGWGSPWVIGSLVTGIALLIAFPFIEKRAPDPMFRLDLFKIRSFSMGNFAGFLGAMARGGVMIMLIVLLQGIWLPLHGFSYEDTPFWAGIFMIPMSLGIALTGPISGWLSDKHGARTLSTAGMIISGVAFLLFALLPVNFDYLPFAAILFVLGLGNGIFFSPNMASIMNSVPPEHRGVASGMRATLQNCGQTISQGIFFAIIIISLTATLPGALSTAVTTAGAPAQVGQVFASTPAAGALFGAFLGYNPIGTILQGVPQALVASIPPNTYNYITGTVFFPTAISSPFMVALQEAFYIGAIMCFIAAACSALRGKNYVNGQETQEDTPKNHTA
- a CDS encoding cyclic nucleotide-binding/CBS domain-containing protein, whose protein sequence is MPSVKDIMTKNVITITEDKTVLEAAQLMNTKAIGCLVIVEDETPVGMVTERDIVRRIVAQNLPHNVKVSEIMTKNLVIVEPDVSLKEAARLMSKNQIRRLPVVKQNKLVGIVVASDFVRNLGKKTLTEEILDAMGRYPPEALPMGGVVL